A genome region from Candidatus Poribacteria bacterium includes the following:
- a CDS encoding LamG domain-containing protein: protein MGRRVDSRHVALACVVLVSCALTPARAAIVGLWQFEDGGGKEVKDSSGRNHTGTLGGGTKWSKGKYGGVLEFDETGFIEWAHHADFTFTDALTIMVYARIDDITPQEWVEFPRKEGEYTMAAHKLGNTVEMTLWLNIGGGWIGQIPAAGAFPAHKFGEWHHYASTYNGKEARLYFDGKDAGSMAVGGKLAASSSVLAFSRGCCGGRYFKGAADDFMMANNAMSSADIAAIAANGIAAFLAVSPSGKSATTWATLKRAVD from the coding sequence ATGGGACGACGTGTTGATTCCCGTCATGTGGCTTTGGCGTGCGTTGTTCTCGTGTCTTGTGCGCTGACGCCTGCTCGCGCTGCCATCGTCGGACTGTGGCAGTTTGAAGACGGCGGCGGCAAGGAGGTCAAGGACTCTTCCGGCCGGAACCACACGGGAACGCTCGGCGGCGGCACGAAGTGGTCGAAGGGCAAGTATGGCGGGGTCCTCGAGTTCGATGAGACGGGCTTCATCGAATGGGCGCACCACGCCGACTTCACGTTCACCGACGCGCTGACGATCATGGTCTACGCCCGTATCGACGACATCACGCCTCAGGAGTGGGTCGAGTTCCCTCGGAAAGAGGGCGAATATACGATGGCAGCGCACAAACTCGGGAACACGGTGGAAATGACGCTCTGGCTGAACATCGGCGGCGGATGGATCGGGCAGATACCCGCCGCAGGCGCGTTCCCCGCGCACAAGTTCGGCGAGTGGCATCACTACGCGTCGACCTACAACGGAAAGGAAGCGCGTCTTTACTTCGACGGCAAGGACGCCGGTTCGATGGCGGTCGGCGGCAAGCTCGCCGCGTCGTCGTCGGTGCTCGCCTTCTCGAGAGGTTGCTGTGGCGGTCGCTATTTCAAGGGCGCGGCGGACGACTTCATGATGGCGAACAACGCCATGTCGTCCGCGGACATCGCTGCCATCGCCGCGAATGGAATCGCAGCGTTTCTCGCGGTGAGTCCTTCCGGCAAATCCGCGACGACCTGGGCGACGCTCAAACGCGCCGTGGATTGA